In Helicobacter bilis, a genomic segment contains:
- a CDS encoding DegT/DnrJ/EryC1/StrS family aminotransferase yields the protein MIPFLDVGAINSRFKNELELAMKQVLESGWYILGEKSRAFEKAFAEYCGIEHCIGCGNGLDALRLGIKALGLGENDEIIVPANTYIASILAISDNGCKPIFVEPSLQTYNIDVEKIESAITPNTKAILVVHLYGQVVEMQKVWELAQKYNLAIIEDCAQAHGAIYQGKRVGTLGDVAGFSFFPGKNLGALGDGGAVTTKHKDVAEKVRALGNYGSHKKYVNLYKGLNSRLDELQAALLEIKLKHLDSDNEFRRAVAKLYRENITNKKIILPECVSEEGHAWHLFVVRCEERERFQAYLKDNGIETIIHYPIPPHKQEAYKEYNHLSLPITEKIHREVLSLPISPVMSKEQAERAVSVINGF from the coding sequence ATGATCCCATTTCTTGATGTAGGGGCAATTAATTCGCGTTTTAAAAATGAGCTAGAATTGGCGATGAAGCAAGTTCTAGAATCTGGCTGGTATATTTTAGGAGAAAAAAGCAGGGCTTTTGAAAAGGCGTTTGCTGAATATTGCGGGATAGAGCATTGCATAGGCTGTGGTAATGGACTAGATGCACTTAGGCTAGGCATAAAGGCGCTAGGCTTAGGGGAAAATGATGAGATAATCGTCCCAGCAAATACCTATATCGCCTCAATTTTGGCTATCTCTGATAATGGGTGTAAGCCTATCTTTGTTGAGCCAAGTCTGCAAACTTATAACATTGATGTGGAGAAAATAGAATCTGCTATCACGCCCAACACAAAGGCGATTTTAGTCGTGCATTTGTATGGGCAAGTCGTGGAAATGCAAAAGGTGTGGGAGTTGGCACAAAAGTATAATCTTGCTATCATAGAGGATTGCGCACAAGCCCACGGTGCGATATATCAAGGCAAAAGGGTTGGCACACTTGGCGATGTGGCTGGATTCTCATTTTTCCCGGGGAAGAATCTAGGGGCATTAGGCGATGGTGGAGCAGTAACCACAAAGCATAAAGATGTAGCGGAAAAAGTTAGGGCATTGGGGAATTATGGCTCACATAAAAAATATGTTAATCTCTACAAAGGGCTAAACTCTCGCCTTGATGAGCTTCAAGCAGCACTTTTGGAGATAAAGCTAAAGCATTTAGATTCTGATAATGAATTTCGCAGGGCAGTGGCGAAGCTTTATCGCGAAAATATCACAAATAAAAAGATTATTTTACCGGAATGCGTGAGTGAAGAGGGACACGCGTGGCATTTATTTGTCGTGCGGTGCGAAGAGCGGGAGAGATTCCAAGCGTATTTAAAGGACAATGGGATTGAGACAATTATCCACTATCCTATCCCACCGCATAAGCAAGAAGCCTATAAAGAATACAATCATCTCTCTTTACCCATTACTGAAAAGATTCATAGGGAAGTGTTGTCTTTGCCGATTAGCCCGGTTATGAGCAAGGAACAAGCAGAAAGGGCTGTATCTGTAATAAATGGATTCTAA
- the serS gene encoding serine--tRNA ligase: protein MIDVKLLLQDFDYVAQNLANRNVEKAMLDVLKENANKLKQQKNIAESMQAEQNKLSKEYGELMRKKADSNLLQSHKENLDTLKRKVQEEVAKVAKAEVALQEILLKIPNLLDKNTPIGTDENDNVVIRHVLEPKKFDFTPKEHWELAEKNKWIDFEAGVKLAKSRFSVLRGEAARLNHALISYMLDFNYKNGFEVCSVPVIVNERAMFGTGQLPKFADDMFHIESMNDDINESEDSNKGHNLYLISTSEISLTNLYQDMILAENELPIMMTAYTPCFRKEAGSAGRDTRGIIRQHQFDKVELVAITTPEQSESMQQRMVDNVSKLLESLELPHRLVQLCSGDIGFSATNTIDLEVWLPGQNCYREISSVSNCADFQARRAKIRYKRAGKNTLTHTLNGSSLAVGRTLVAIMENFQQADGSIQIPKVLEKYL, encoded by the coding sequence ATGATTGATGTTAAACTTTTATTACAAGATTTTGACTATGTAGCACAGAATCTTGCCAATAGGAATGTAGAAAAAGCCATGCTTGATGTATTGAAAGAGAATGCAAATAAGTTAAAGCAACAAAAAAACATAGCAGAATCTATGCAGGCAGAACAAAACAAACTCTCAAAAGAATATGGCGAACTCATGCGAAAAAAAGCAGATTCTAATCTTTTGCAAAGTCATAAAGAAAACCTTGATACGCTAAAAAGAAAAGTGCAAGAAGAGGTTGCAAAGGTAGCCAAAGCAGAAGTAGCATTGCAAGAGATTTTACTTAAGATTCCAAACCTTTTAGATAAGAATACGCCCATAGGCACAGATGAAAACGATAATGTTGTGATTAGGCATGTTTTAGAGCCAAAAAAGTTTGATTTCACACCAAAAGAGCATTGGGAGCTTGCAGAGAAAAATAAATGGATTGACTTTGAAGCGGGGGTAAAACTTGCTAAAAGTCGTTTTTCTGTGTTGCGTGGAGAGGCTGCGAGGCTAAATCATGCTTTAATATCTTATATGCTTGATTTTAATTACAAAAATGGTTTTGAAGTATGCAGTGTGCCAGTCATTGTAAATGAAAGAGCTATGTTTGGGACCGGACAGCTTCCAAAATTTGCTGATGATATGTTTCATATAGAATCTATGAATGATGATATAAATGAAAGCGAAGATTCTAATAAGGGGCATAATCTCTATCTTATTTCTACTTCAGAGATTTCTCTCACAAATCTTTATCAAGATATGATTCTGGCTGAAAACGAGCTACCCATTATGATGACAGCATATACACCTTGCTTTAGAAAAGAGGCAGGCAGTGCAGGAAGGGATACGCGTGGCATTATAAGGCAGCATCAGTTTGATAAAGTCGAGCTTGTGGCAATCACCACACCAGAACAAAGTGAATCTATGCAGCAAAGAATGGTAGATAATGTATCAAAACTTTTAGAATCTTTAGAGTTACCACATAGGCTAGTGCAGCTTTGCAGTGGCGATATAGGCTTTTCTGCGACAAATACTATTGATTTAGAGGTATGGCTACCCGGGCAGAATTGCTATCGTGAGATTAGCTCTGTGTCAAATTGTGCGGATTTTCAAGCGCGTAGGGCTAAGATACGATACAAGAGGGCAGGTAAAAATACACTCACACATACGCTAAATGGCTCAAGCTTAGCAGTAGGCAGGACTCTTGTTGCTATTATGGAGAATTTTCAACAAGCTGATGGTAGCATTCAAATACCTAAAGTATTAGAAAAGTATCTTTAG
- a CDS encoding tetratricopeptide repeat protein, whose translation MVNAIAMSAYRNKFKYIKVDSVLYRYLVVFFCNVFVAFANPYMPHKANNIQRVQQDIMPLLQQCSNGIKDSCSLLLKQGVPSVNECEIHVCHIIGATLSANGSDREAIPYLQKSCQSSEKLGCSLLGLLYQISGNIDEAEIAYNTACNNADVIGCYNMGVLQSMRSSSNVGGHAALQSFTRACSMQYPQACFNLAVVYANYKKDFANALYFFHIACDYGMMESCKNVKLLKDSGITLPPLQKKRGLYVRLDSKQKQ comes from the coding sequence ATGGTAAATGCTATTGCCATGAGTGCCTATCGCAATAAGTTTAAGTATATAAAGGTAGATTCTGTGCTGTATCGGTATTTGGTGGTATTTTTTTGCAATGTATTTGTTGCATTTGCAAACCCGTATATGCCACATAAAGCTAATAATATACAAAGGGTGCAACAAGATATTATGCCTTTATTGCAGCAATGCTCTAATGGGATAAAAGATTCATGTTCGCTATTGCTTAAGCAAGGTGTGCCAAGCGTGAATGAATGTGAAATACATGTATGTCATATCATAGGTGCTACGCTAAGTGCAAATGGAAGTGATAGGGAAGCAATACCCTATCTACAAAAGTCTTGTCAATCGAGTGAAAAGCTGGGTTGTTCTCTACTTGGATTACTTTATCAAATAAGTGGCAATATAGATGAAGCAGAAATTGCATATAACACTGCTTGTAATAATGCTGATGTGATAGGTTGCTATAATATGGGCGTATTGCAGTCTATGCGATCATCATCTAATGTGGGCGGACATGCGGCTTTACAATCTTTTACTAGAGCGTGTTCTATGCAGTATCCACAAGCTTGTTTTAATCTTGCCGTAGTCTATGCTAACTATAAAAAAGATTTTGCAAATGCACTATATTTTTTTCATATCGCATGTGATTATGGCATGATGGAATCTTGTAAAAATGTGAAATTATTAAAAGATTCTGGCATTACATTACCACCATTGCAAAAAAAACGCGGTTTGTATGTTAGGCTAGATTCTAAACAAAAGCAATAA
- a CDS encoding glycosyltransferase family 2 protein — MNPKISILTPSFNHEKFVGFFIESVLKQTLEDFELIIVDDCSSDNNVNEILKFKDPRIKLIQHPYNQGINAGINTAFENASGEYLVFCASDDMLTPNALEVIYEAFSENPSIKAIYPSLIKIDENGVKDKERFGESENKTRAEHLYDLFMRGNYLTSPGMALKTTDFKEILYPLDIAMCNQQDTQMHIKILLNGEIKILDDILVMYRFDPKTSNVSARTDKAIKRENMEIEQLMDTFLAMKDIDLLQKIFAKEIAKLGINPQEDMIEYFLGRMALLSPIETRQVWGYHKIMESYSTKESAKRLKDMYDFDFKTYLDLAHYTTDKTLAKYRKYKKLFKILLYMNIVLCGVIIWLIW, encoded by the coding sequence TTGAATCCTAAAATTTCCATTCTCACCCCAAGTTTCAATCACGAAAAATTTGTGGGATTTTTTATAGAATCTGTTTTGAAACAAACTTTAGAAGATTTTGAGCTTATTATTGTAGATGATTGTTCTAGCGATAATAATGTAAATGAGATTCTAAAGTTTAAAGATCCTAGAATAAAGCTTATACAGCACCCATATAATCAAGGTATAAACGCAGGAATAAACACAGCATTTGAAAATGCTAGTGGCGAATATCTTGTATTTTGTGCGAGTGATGATATGCTTACACCTAATGCGCTAGAAGTGATTTATGAGGCATTTAGCGAGAATCCAAGCATAAAAGCGATATATCCTAGCCTTATTAAAATTGATGAAAATGGGGTGAAAGATAAAGAAAGATTTGGAGAATCTGAAAATAAAACGAGAGCAGAACATCTCTATGATCTCTTTATGCGGGGGAATTACCTCACTTCACCCGGAATGGCACTGAAAACAACTGATTTTAAGGAGATTTTGTATCCTCTAGATATTGCGATGTGTAATCAGCAGGATACGCAAATGCACATTAAGATACTTTTAAATGGGGAAATAAAAATCCTTGATGACATTTTAGTAATGTATCGTTTTGATCCAAAGACAAGTAATGTGAGTGCTAGAACTGATAAAGCCATAAAACGAGAAAATATGGAGATTGAGCAGCTAATGGATACTTTTTTAGCAATGAAAGATATAGATTTGCTTCAAAAAATCTTTGCAAAAGAAATAGCTAAACTCGGTATTAATCCGCAAGAAGATATGATAGAGTATTTCTTAGGCAGAATGGCTTTGTTGTCGCCTATTGAAACAAGGCAAGTGTGGGGTTACCATAAGATTATGGAATCTTATAGCACAAAAGAGAGTGCAAAACGCTTGAAAGATATGTATGACTTTGATTTTAAGACCTATTTAGACTTAGCTCATTATACAACAGATAAGACTTTGGCAAAATATCGCAAATACAAGAAACTTTTTAAGATATTGCTATATATGAATATTGTGTTATGTGGCGTGATTATATGGCTTATTTGGTAA
- a CDS encoding alpha-1,2-fucosyltransferase, which translates to MKDNLIIIRVDGGIASQIGFVALGKAFEEKDYQVKYDLSWFETSGKGFYNTTNGYDRIYDLTFDMPKAFPQLEMKIATEDEVKRYNKLYFIDDEKVITHKPPLYVGGYLGRHYDIYFAKHFAGYFSPKEVEQKDTPFFTLLQEILNTQSCGIHIRRGDLSQNHIVYGEPTSLTYFERVIKLVSQMDSVSAFYLFSDDVAWVREHIAPLLKDKQFKICDINTPEQGYLDLYLLSRCKMIVASHGSLGAYAKILSPHNPLLIAPRVRNVFFEMENVMLVNWGAKLQITQPCNNVITPPPPLSKSHIAIQTFSLSLQSLEKQTIA; encoded by the coding sequence ATGAAAGATAATCTCATAATTATTAGAGTAGATGGCGGCATAGCAAGTCAAATAGGTTTTGTCGCATTAGGCAAAGCCTTTGAGGAAAAAGATTATCAAGTCAAATATGATTTAAGCTGGTTTGAGACTTCTGGCAAAGGCTTTTATAATACAACAAATGGCTATGATAGAATCTATGATTTAACCTTTGATATGCCAAAAGCATTTCCACAACTAGAGATGAAAATCGCAACTGAAGATGAAGTAAAACGCTATAATAAATTGTATTTTATTGATGATGAAAAAGTCATTACCCACAAGCCTCCATTATATGTCGGTGGTTATTTAGGCAGACATTATGACATATATTTTGCAAAACACTTTGCAGGATATTTTAGCCCTAAAGAAGTAGAGCAAAAAGACACGCCATTTTTCACACTTTTACAAGAGATTCTAAATACACAATCCTGTGGCATTCACATTAGAAGAGGTGATTTATCGCAGAATCATATTGTCTATGGAGAGCCTACTAGCCTTACTTATTTTGAAAGGGTTATCAAGCTTGTTTCACAAATGGATTCGGTAAGTGCATTTTATCTCTTTAGCGATGATGTAGCGTGGGTGAGAGAACATATTGCACCACTTTTAAAGGATAAACAATTTAAAATATGTGATATTAATACGCCAGAGCAAGGCTATTTGGATTTATACCTGCTTAGTCGTTGCAAGATGATTGTCGCATCTCACGGGAGCTTGGGAGCGTATGCTAAGATTCTATCTCCACATAATCCACTGCTTATTGCCCCACGCGTTCGCAATGTATTTTTTGAAATGGAAAATGTAATGCTTGTAAATTGGGGTGCAAAACTACAAATTACGCAGCCGTGTAATAATGTAATCACCCCCCCCCCCCCATTGTCAAAATCTCACATTGCGATACAAACTTTTTCTCTATCTCTACAATCGCTTGAGAAGCAAACTATTGCGTAA
- a CDS encoding peptidylprolyl isomerase gives MGLKEYKLLADELQTLQYAIVETNKGVMYIKLFPEHAPQAVSNFATLANSGFYDDLNFHRVIAGFMAQGGCPKGDGTGGPGYTIKCELENNPTKHNRGTLSMAHAGRNTGGSQFFICFAPQPHLDGEHTAFGRIPVNEKASYEVLDSLKQGDIIKSIRVVAEMPEA, from the coding sequence ATGGGATTAAAAGAATATAAACTTTTGGCAGACGAGTTACAAACATTGCAATATGCTATCGTTGAAACAAATAAGGGTGTTATGTATATAAAGCTTTTTCCAGAACATGCACCACAAGCAGTAAGCAACTTTGCTACACTTGCTAATAGTGGCTTTTATGATGATTTGAATTTTCATCGCGTAATAGCTGGTTTTATGGCTCAAGGTGGCTGTCCAAAGGGCGATGGCACAGGTGGTCCGGGCTATACTATAAAGTGTGAGCTTGAAAATAACCCAACAAAGCATAATCGTGGCACTTTATCTATGGCTCACGCGGGGAGAAATACAGGTGGCAGTCAGTTTTTTATCTGTTTTGCGCCACAACCGCATTTAGATGGCGAACACACCGCATTTGGTCGTATCCCAGTAAATGAAAAGGCAAGCTATGAAGTTTTAGATTCTCTAAAACAAGGAGATATTATTAAGAGTATCCGCGTAGTTGCTGAAATGCCAGAGGCTTAA
- a CDS encoding methionine-R-sulfoxide reductase gives MKTLSEFEKYVLLEKGTEAPFSGEYNDFFEDGIYVCKMCEMPLFTSDSKFSGHCGWPSFDSSIENNVKEVLDRDGVRTEIVCNHCNSHLGHVFRGEGFTAKNTRHCVNSVSLIFIPKESVK, from the coding sequence ATGAAAACATTAAGTGAGTTTGAAAAATATGTGCTTTTAGAGAAAGGCACAGAAGCCCCATTTAGCGGGGAATATAATGACTTTTTTGAAGATGGAATCTATGTATGCAAAATGTGTGAAATGCCTTTATTTACTTCAGATTCAAAATTTAGCGGACATTGTGGTTGGCCTAGCTTTGATTCTAGTATTGAAAATAATGTAAAAGAAGTGCTAGATAGAGATGGAGTGCGAACAGAGATTGTATGCAATCATTGCAACTCACATTTAGGACATGTTTTTAGAGGCGAGGGCTTCACCGCTAAAAACACACGCCATTGTGTTAATTCTGTATCGCTTATATTTATACCAAAAGAGAGTGTTAAATAA
- a CDS encoding MotE family protein: MKKVFLGSLIVGCLCVSAFADDETEKKAVKTQSLTTSASFDPEAAQQLAKQCDAIFEARKQELATSLLQLQQQQSTLQILTTENTKLLKEKEEQMKLKESALKKMYADMRDEEAKKSAESEAKLNEAKKLLAQNEEILKQITGTKDTKLAESYAKMKDSKAAPILAAMPEDDAVMILLSLKPNQMGSILAQMQPDKAAELTKLIKYFPSKKPVPPNAPPPATPDGINVEDNMPQNAREANTNQQNNAVPQSFDGNMRVY; encoded by the coding sequence GTGAAAAAGGTTTTTTTAGGAAGTCTTATTGTTGGTTGTTTATGTGTAAGTGCGTTTGCCGATGACGAGACAGAAAAAAAAGCAGTCAAAACGCAATCTTTAACAACTAGTGCGAGTTTTGATCCAGAGGCAGCACAACAGCTAGCAAAACAATGTGATGCAATCTTTGAGGCAAGAAAGCAAGAGCTTGCAACAAGTCTATTGCAGCTACAACAGCAACAAAGCACTTTGCAGATTCTAACCACAGAAAACACAAAGCTATTGAAAGAAAAAGAAGAGCAGATGAAGCTAAAAGAGAGTGCGTTAAAGAAAATGTATGCTGATATGCGAGATGAAGAAGCAAAAAAATCAGCAGAAAGTGAAGCAAAACTCAATGAAGCAAAAAAGCTATTAGCACAGAATGAAGAGATTCTAAAGCAAATCACAGGCACAAAGGACACAAAATTAGCTGAAAGCTATGCGAAAATGAAAGATAGCAAAGCCGCACCGATTTTAGCAGCTATGCCAGAAGATGATGCGGTTATGATTCTATTGAGCCTAAAACCGAATCAAATGGGAAGCATTCTAGCACAAATGCAACCAGATAAAGCCGCAGAACTTACAAAACTTATAAAATATTTCCCTAGTAAAAAGCCAGTCCCACCAAATGCACCACCACCAGCCACACCAGATGGAATCAATGTAGAAGATAATATGCCACAAAACGCTAGAGAGGCAAACACAAATCAGCAAAATAACGCAGTGCCACAAAGCTTTGATGGCAATATGAGGGTGTATTAG
- a CDS encoding chemotaxis protein, which yields MISNIDKTTSLHLNNEAQFLCFTLEDTENEQDIQLYAMNVFKIREIIYYDGELTETAGENEGIVLGFLTVRGESIPLVDMRRWLYFNAQDPKRDLKEYSIQSQKNLVILCNFSQCTVGLRILSVKRIIQRSWDSVIVGSEYGFDGNNKITATTKFDDGAVVQIMDVERMVVDAFPSVEMSHELQLEGLKAIESDKVVLLAEDSKPAQKSLQIIMEKLQLRYFTFPNGKALLEYLYTPGVAKTVGAVITDLEMPLISGFEVLKHIREHEDTKTMPVIVNSSMSNDSNIEKAQSLKANAFITKSNPAEIEDALREALEI from the coding sequence TTGATAAGCAATATTGATAAAACGACTTCACTCCATTTAAATAATGAAGCACAATTTCTCTGTTTTACCCTAGAAGATACTGAAAATGAGCAGGACATTCAGCTTTATGCGATGAATGTTTTTAAGATACGCGAAATAATCTATTATGATGGGGAATTAACAGAGACTGCGGGGGAAAATGAGGGCATAGTGCTTGGATTCCTAACTGTTAGAGGGGAGAGCATACCGCTTGTTGATATGCGTAGATGGCTTTACTTTAACGCACAAGACCCAAAGCGAGACTTAAAAGAATACTCTATCCAAAGTCAAAAAAATCTTGTGATTTTGTGTAATTTTTCACAATGCACAGTTGGACTTAGAATCCTAAGTGTAAAACGCATTATCCAGCGAAGCTGGGATTCTGTAATTGTAGGTAGTGAATATGGCTTTGATGGGAATAATAAGATTACTGCTACTACAAAATTTGATGATGGTGCGGTAGTGCAAATCATGGATGTTGAACGCATGGTAGTAGATGCTTTCCCATCAGTAGAAATGTCGCATGAATTGCAACTTGAAGGATTAAAGGCAATTGAGAGTGATAAGGTTGTATTGTTAGCAGAAGATTCTAAACCTGCACAAAAATCACTTCAAATCATTATGGAGAAACTACAACTTCGCTATTTTACCTTTCCAAATGGCAAAGCATTGCTTGAGTATCTCTACACACCGGGTGTTGCTAAAACCGTTGGGGCAGTCATTACTGACCTTGAAATGCCACTCATTTCAGGCTTTGAAGTCTTAAAGCATATACGAGAACATGAAGATACAAAGACTATGCCTGTAATTGTGAATTCATCAATGAGTAATGATTCTAATATTGAAAAAGCACAAAGCCTAAAAGCAAACGCTTTTATCACAAAATCAAACCCCGCAGAGATAGAAGACGCCCTGCGTGAAGCCCTTGAAATCTAG
- a CDS encoding tetratricopeptide repeat protein, whose protein sequence is MAEEQKKPEDIAAEDLATDEVKDSNNTDENTESKPEEKKKKPSGIMAFFTPLENFARDNAKDIPLIRNIDEKLGVKTRRILLVVLLLLFVLLLVMLLVSAFKPKQDSETEQSATQSTQQGGANNQGGGSGGANIQEGSNAESQGGVVLPSIPEVTTKPPVVDNKNLENMIQKADMLYKTGDKQEALMLFNQIATYAKAIANYNLGVINAKSQDYQKSIEYYDKAISAGEDVALSAINAAVSAFRLGDMDKYQYYINIANTYANQISNLPPYAYSYALNQYYQGQYFEALSPLNHDTNTHFDKDSKRLAAKLYTLFNDNVQAYNNLKAVAEKQDELALGQLLARQGSLNAARAHVHNYLIQYPNDWHAKMTMQLINLKLGDFIEAARIIDEFGGEKKENGIVNPYPIQARVAPNVFNVQLAQEEFWNRTFEHSNLLTSKILFYYAPYRVFNVNEALSIISDGVLDSKINLGNLEESHAILIKGATISNINTSIAQSLRKINENDLRGALAMIKHDVDENPNHAVLHYNAGLIYAQVGDFANAYKHFLRAYHLDMTDVQAGAFAMVTGKLVYKDISTLNVNLGQSIADSKMPKEQLVLFSKIKEWVNNPTDMGVYIPEANEKRAMALAFQSISAIHMRDTKNIVAGFERLKYYQSNDIVSNILLDLARNYGTNVKNSSLNMQYLFREDNMNLDNVFYGPNLARELYIYVGFITGNLEREKKLLNYKLSTQTKNPNGLLQALGLLNIYQQNFEESYAIYDRLINGLKEDDSYTRYLGAVAAIGAGHKNAASLLLQLSKMDSSVNYESRYALGVLYQEAENYNAAAQHYNSIANHGFKSEFIDFTIDDSKVNTPK, encoded by the coding sequence ATGGCAGAAGAGCAAAAAAAACCAGAAGATATAGCAGCAGAAGATCTAGCAACAGATGAAGTAAAAGATTCTAATAACACTGATGAGAATACAGAATCTAAACCTGAAGAAAAGAAGAAAAAACCAAGTGGCATTATGGCATTTTTCACGCCATTAGAAAACTTTGCTAGAGACAATGCTAAAGATATTCCGCTTATACGCAACATTGATGAAAAGCTAGGGGTAAAGACTAGACGCATTTTGCTTGTAGTATTGTTACTACTTTTTGTGCTATTGCTTGTTATGCTACTTGTAAGTGCTTTTAAACCAAAGCAAGATTCTGAAACAGAGCAGAGTGCTACTCAAAGCACACAGCAAGGTGGTGCGAATAATCAAGGCGGCGGTAGTGGTGGGGCTAATATACAAGAAGGAAGTAATGCTGAAAGTCAAGGTGGCGTTGTCTTGCCAAGCATTCCAGAAGTTACGACAAAGCCCCCAGTTGTAGATAATAAGAATCTTGAAAATATGATTCAAAAAGCAGATATGCTCTATAAAACAGGCGATAAACAAGAAGCCCTAATGTTATTTAATCAAATTGCTACTTACGCAAAGGCTATTGCAAACTACAATTTAGGCGTAATTAACGCTAAATCACAAGATTATCAAAAAAGTATTGAATATTATGATAAGGCTATTTCAGCAGGTGAAGATGTAGCATTAAGTGCGATTAATGCGGCAGTAAGTGCATTTAGATTAGGCGATATGGATAAATATCAATATTATATCAATATCGCAAATACCTATGCGAATCAAATCAGCAATCTCCCGCCATACGCCTATTCCTATGCACTCAATCAATACTATCAAGGGCAGTATTTTGAGGCACTATCACCGCTTAATCACGATACAAATACGCATTTTGACAAAGATAGCAAGAGACTAGCGGCAAAGCTTTATACCCTTTTTAACGACAATGTCCAAGCCTATAATAACCTAAAAGCAGTCGCAGAAAAGCAAGATGAACTTGCACTAGGGCAGCTATTAGCAAGACAGGGTAGTCTTAATGCGGCAAGGGCTCATGTGCATAACTATCTCATACAATATCCAAATGATTGGCATGCGAAAATGACTATGCAGCTTATCAACTTGAAGCTAGGTGATTTTATCGAAGCAGCAAGAATTATTGATGAGTTTGGTGGCGAGAAAAAAGAAAACGGTATTGTAAACCCCTATCCTATACAAGCTAGAGTTGCTCCAAATGTTTTCAATGTGCAGTTAGCCCAAGAAGAGTTTTGGAATAGGACTTTTGAGCATTCAAACCTTTTGACAAGTAAGATTCTATTCTATTATGCCCCTTATCGTGTGTTTAATGTGAATGAAGCATTAAGCATTATTTCAGATGGTGTGCTAGATTCTAAAATCAATTTAGGGAATCTCGAAGAAAGCCATGCGATATTAATAAAAGGTGCTACTATCTCAAATATTAATACAAGCATAGCTCAATCTTTGCGTAAGATTAATGAAAACGACTTACGCGGGGCTTTAGCAATGATTAAACATGATGTCGATGAGAATCCAAATCATGCTGTATTACACTATAATGCGGGGCTAATTTACGCACAAGTTGGCGACTTTGCTAATGCTTATAAGCACTTTTTGCGTGCCTATCACCTTGATATGACAGATGTGCAAGCAGGTGCTTTTGCTATGGTTACAGGTAAGCTTGTCTACAAGGATATAAGCACTTTGAATGTGAATCTAGGGCAAAGCATAGCAGATAGCAAAATGCCAAAAGAGCAACTCGTATTATTTAGTAAAATCAAAGAATGGGTAAATAACCCAACTGATATGGGCGTATATATACCTGAAGCGAATGAAAAAAGGGCAATGGCACTAGCCTTTCAGTCAATCAGTGCGATACACATGAGGGATACAAAAAATATTGTCGCTGGTTTTGAGCGGCTAAAATACTATCAATCAAATGATATTGTGTCAAATATCTTGCTTGATTTAGCAAGAAACTATGGCACAAATGTGAAGAATTCATCGCTTAATATGCAGTATCTCTTTAGAGAAGATAATATGAATCTAGACAATGTTTTCTATGGACCGAATCTAGCACGAGAGCTATATATCTATGTAGGCTTTATAACTGGGAATCTCGAGCGAGAAAAAAAGCTATTAAACTACAAGCTAAGCACACAGACAAAAAATCCAAATGGCTTACTACAAGCCTTAGGACTTTTAAATATCTATCAGCAAAACTTTGAAGAAAGCTATGCGATTTATGATAGGCTTATTAATGGTTTAAAAGAAGATGATAGCTATACGCGTTATTTGGGTGCTGTGGCAGCAATTGGGGCTGGACACAAGAATGCCGCAAGTCTTTTATTACAATTATCAAAAATGGATTCTAGTGTGAATTATGAAAGTCGCTATGCTTTAGGTGTGCTGTATCAAGAAGCAGAGAATTATAATGCAGCAGCACAGCATTATAATAGTATCGCAAATCATGGATTTAAATCAGAGTTTATTGATTTTACCATTGATGATTCAAAGGTGAATACCCCAAAATAA